The genomic stretch gcgcctgattatgtcgctggcgcccgaGATGGTACAACGCGGAATGAACATCGAGCTCCGTGACATTACGCAGGCGTATCCCCAGGCGCAGACAGccctgaagaggacgatactcgcacatcttcctactgagctagtccatcgatatccagaaggcacgctactccatgtgatcaagccgctgtatggaatcgctgaggcaggagtccactggtggacaacgtatcacggacaccattgcaaggaactggacatggcaacatcgacgtacgacccatgcctaTTGATCACGAACAGAGACGACGCAggcatcttcggcatcgttggcatgcagacagacgacactCTCATGCTCGGGACACCAGCGTTCTCGTCAcgtgaagagaagaagatccagaaggcagagTTCAGGTCAAAGCCAAAAGCAAGGCTGACACCAGAAGTGCAGTTAGACTTCaatggatgtacactcacgatggacgccagcagagtcttgacccttaggcagaaaggacaaggaggaaggatcaggcTTGTGGATATcagggcacccgaccgcgcgcaacagtacaccgagcagcgcgcccgcggagcgtacatcgcatcaacatgccaaccagaggcgtCATTTGACCTGTCCGTCGCTGCTCAAGctcagcaaccatcagacgaggacatcaaggcactcaacaaacgcctgaaatggcagatggagaatctcGATCGTGGCCTGCGCTACGTCACTGTCAATCTTATGGAGGCCAAGTTGATGGTCTTTGTGGatggctcctttgccaacaacaaggacctcagctcacagctaggctttgtccttatgctcgtcaacgagtctattgacgtcaacaccttcacaatacagggcaacgtgatccactacagctctacaaaatgcaagcgcatcacacggagcgtactggcctcagagatctacggcatggtcaacggctttgacataggcattgcagttgcaaccacgctgaggatagttacagaacgacttagactacctgcaattcccttggttatttgtacagactcgtactccttgtacgagtgcctagtaaagcttgggacgacgaaggaaaagcgtctcatgatcgacatcatggcgctgcgccaatcatatgagcgtcgcgagatcacggagatccgctggatcaatggtgaagacaatcctgcagacgccttcaccaaggcatcgccaaaccgcgctcttgaacgctttattgacggcaataagctgacagtccgagtagagggatgggtgcagaggccgacaagctttgatggttgatgctacacacagttaccatcaacacatactgtcactaccgatacaagcagagttactagctacccagaaagaaaagacttccagtgtcggatcgtgagtatcggtagagacgtcggctgctggacacttcggcccgacttcggcccaccttgcgcagagcttaggtataccttcgtagcagctgtgttcgtaataaatcaccatcaccgaacagaatgcattcctagttatcgttatttcctttcagcactagtgctatagaccttccaacatTACTACTATCCCGAGGGCAACTTTGGCGGGGATCAGCTTCTAGATAGTTTGATTAGCCTTTCACTCGAACACGGGTTGCAGCCCAAAACATTTCATGTCCAAGCTGGTCGATCGACTCTATTCCCCCCTGCGTGCAAGTACACTAGATAGCCTGGAGAGCTGTTTGTGAAAGCATAGGTTCATTGGTGAGATACGTTTTCAGAGTTACATCATCTTGAAAAGGGTGAACAGCCTCTTCCCTCTCCGTGATCATGAAGCAATTGTAAGGTTGAAAAGTACTTGTTGCGGGAGGTTCTTGGTACTGTGTTGTGGTTCGCAGTATATATATCATACCACACCATGATCGCTTCAGATCATCGTATGCGACATAACGATGACTCTGAGACTCTCAACGTACTCAGTGCAAGGCCACTAAGGTTTAAAAATAGTAAGAACCGCCATTGGCTATATCATATCATGTTTACCGTGGATATGTGCTGAGTCAACTGAAGGAAACTTCTGGTGAGGGAAATGAGCGTTTACTTTGGGACTTGTATATATTACTACAACGACGCTGCAGTAAAGCACTATGGATGATAGGAATCCAGGATGAAACGCCATTGCATAACATTCATCCAAAGCCCAATATTCCTGGCACCAGGAGACCCCTCGGTCAGCACACTCTCGCCCAGTATTCACTGAAATATCATAACACAACCAACAGTGACACTGAATAAGACAGAAACAAGAATGATTTCATTCGTAAGAGAAAACTCCGGTAATTCCCATTCAGTAGCTATACAACCATCAATACCATTCCTCCCACGAAGATCAGGCATTGTATATCATCCTATATCCCTTTCATTCATTCCCACAGACAGACAGCTCCCCTTCACATCTAAGTTTTCTGCATTCCCTCCACAAACTTGAGTGCATCCTCCCTCTGCACAACATCAATACTACTCGTCTTATTCGAGTAGCTGACTCcatagcagcgatcagccACATACACCATCTCAGGTCTAAAAGTTGTGCAGATGAACTGGCCACCACCGTCTTTGTTCTTGCCACCCTGGCCGCTGAGTTTCTCGAGCATCTGCGCGACAGCGGTACGGTACTGCGCATCGAGGTTGGCGTCGATTTCGTCGAAGAGGTAGAAAGGCGCGGGGTCGCATTTTTGAATAGCAAAGATGAGGGCGAGGGCGCAGAGAGACTTTTGGCCACCGGAGAGTTGGCCGATTTTTTGCTGCTCGTCGTGCTTGCTGTTGAAGGATACGGCGATGGAGACGCCCGTGTATTCTTCCACCTTGCTCTTCTTGCCTTGTGtcgcttcttcttcttcgtccgAGGAGGCGTCGTCGCCACCGCCGCGGCGGGCGTCGCGGTCGGACTTTCGGTTGATAATGAGACGGCCGCGACCGATGGGTACGAGTTGTTGGAAGACTTCGCCAAAGGCCGAGGCAACTTGCTTGAAGGTACGGGCAATGGCTTCATCCTTGCGCTGGTCCAGCACGTCGATGAGGTTTTCGATCGACTTCCGCGAGGTATCTAGTTCGGCGCGGCGTTCGGTGAGGGTGCGGCGTTGGCGTGTAAAGTTTTCGTATTGTTCAAACGCCTTCTTGTTGACGTGGGCGAAGCTCTTGAGGGCTTGGTTGGCTTTGGTAAGCTCTTTGGTCACCTTTAGGTATGTCAGTATGCGCACTGTCATCATAACCATATGAAACTTACCTTTGTGGTGTCCCATTTGGTGTACTTTCGATCCACGTCTTCTGGAAGAGTCCCCAGGTCTCGAATGTCTCGTTTTACCTCAGCCAGCCTATCGGTGAGACGACTGCGATCTGAGTCTTTCTTGGACATGGATTGCTCTTGCTTTGCCATCATCCTAGCGAGCTGCCGATTGGTAGCCTCCTTCTCGTTTCTTAAGTTTTCCAGCTCGCCCAACTGAGCCCGTATTTCTTCAATCTGAGCATCAGTCTCCTGGATCTGTAGGTCGAGATTTGTAATCGTCTGATTCACATCGTCTAGTGCGCGCTCATACTCGCGTAAACGCGCGGACTGGCTAGTCGAGCCACCCACACCCCCTTGTTGTGCCTGGATGTTATCGAGTTCTGGCTGTAGGTTCTCGTTGAGATCAAGCTCAGCCTCGACTTTGCGAGTTTCCAGGGCAGCTCGCTCCTCCTTTGCACGTGCAAATTGTCGCTTCAGATCTTGAACAGTGCTCCGCAATGTAGTGAGCATTTGCTCCTCGTCGTTCGATAGCGCTTTCTCGAACTTGGAAGCCACCTCCGCCTCCCAATCACTCTGCTGTGCCCCAAGCTGATTGATTGCCGACTGCAGTGTCGAAGCGGTCATTCGCTTCCTTGCAAGGCTCTCCTGAATTTCTCGGAGGGTCCTCTGCTTGAGCCGCAATTCTTCACGCATGGGTGCATAGCTGTTTTCTCCCTTGTCCTTCTCGTGCTCCCGCCTACGGACCTCACTTAGAGCTGCAGTGAGTTGCTGACGCTTCTGTTCAAGTTCTGTTGCAATTTCGCGCTTACGTTGCAGTAATTCGTCGTATTGCGTGCGTATTTCGGCGAGAGCTTGATAAGCCCTGATCTTGGACTTGGACGGATCGTGGTAACCTCCTCGGTACTGGCCCTTTCGCGAAGCATTATCTCCATCCAGAGTATACGCGCGAACGTTGTACTGCTTCGCGTTCTTCTTGCAAGCAGTCAAATCAGGGCAGACAACGATCTTACCGAAGACATGGCTGAAGGCATTTTCGAATCGTTGGTCATACCTCAATTTCGGCAACAGTGGTTGCATATCGCCCGTGGCAGGTAGATTCATATCATGTCCCCGAATACGATTGAGGGGAATAAAAGTGATACGTCCGCCCTTGTCTTTGATCAGTCTGTCGATGAGTTTACTGGACACTTCGTCGTTGTCTACGACCACGTTGAACAGAGCACCCTCAGCAGCAGCTTCTGTGACAGACCGATAGTCATTATTAACTTCCAGTAGGTCGGCGATAGTGCCATGAACTCCCTCCAGATCTCCTTCTTTCTGGTAGCGACGTAATGACTCAAGTCCACGACTGGTGCCATGGTCGAGCAGCCGAGAAAATGTACTTTCCGCCTTTCGGAGCTCGGCTTGGGAGTTTGTAAGTTGAGTGTTGACCCTGTTTTCCTCGCGGTAGAGGTTTGTCTGCTCGTCATGTACAGCCTTGTAGGCGTCCTTGGCTTGCTCGACCTTGGCCGCGAGATTAACGCTGGCATCACCTTCACTCTCGATGGTTGATCTGAGATGGGCAATCTCACCCTCAATACGCTCGATGTCGCTTTCCAGTTGAGTGATCTCTTCGCTAGTCTGCATGAGAACAGCCTTGCGGCGGCTAAGGTCGTCATTTGCTTCCTCTATCTGGGCGCGCAATGCTTCGTCTCGCTGCCTTTTGGTGGTGTAGAAAGCAGTACGACCCTGCTTCTCCTCGAGCCGCTTCTGTTGGCCTTCAGCTTCTAACAATTGTGATCTGACggcttcctcctcctccttctttGCGTTGTATTCGGGTAGCAGTTGCTTCAGCTCTGCCTCTCGTGCTCGTATCTGCTGCTGGAGCGACTTTATTTGTGTATCGCGCGTCTTCTTCGTTCGCTGGGCGACCGACTGGTTGTCCTGCAGCGCCTTGAGCTCGAGCTCGATCTTCGCCTTCTCCAGTGTTGCCGACTTGCGTTCCTGTTCCGACTGCACACGGTCCTCCCGGAGAACATCCAAGTCACCTCTCCGCTTATTGATATCCGTGTCGATCTGTGCAATTTCTGCCTCGGTCTGCACAAAGGCCGCCTCGTTGTTTTCCTTCATCTCACGGCCGTGACTCTCAAGCTGGTCGATATTCTCAATAGCGGCCTCGAGATCGGCCTCCTCGCGTGACTTCAATGTGTACATCAACGACCGGCGTTCCTTGTCGTTCCGGCTCCAtgcctccagctcctcctTCTCGCCCTCCAATTCGTCCAAACGCTCGTTGATTGTGGTTACCACGCCGTCAATGTTGGCGCACTTGTTGTCGGTATCGGCGAGCAGCTTCAAACTATTTGCGCGGCGCTCTTCGTACACATTGGAACCGGATATCTCCTTCAGCAGCTTCAATCGCTCAGAGTCCTTCATGTTGGTAAGTGCCGTCACACGACCTTGGGGTACAATGTAGTAGGGGTTTGATCGCGAGAAACCGGCAGATTCGAGGATCTGCATAACTTCGGATTTGGTAGCGTTCTTGCGGTTGACTGAGTACTCGTCCTTCTTTGCGCCAATCGTCCGGCGCAAGTAGAATTCTGGCTTGCCCGTCTGGAAGCGGTCCTCTGTGTTGTCGAAGCACACCTCGACATATGCTGACATGACAGCCGAGCCAGAACCCTCGTGTAGCAGGGCCTGCCGCTCTTCGCGGCCCAAGTTGTGGTAGTCATCGCCCAGTACGAAACGTACAGCGGCGAAGAAGTTACTCTTTCCGGAACCATTGCGACCGACGACTACATTGCAGTTGGGTGAGAAAGGCTCGATTTGCAACTGCTCCTTGTAGCTCTTGAAGCCCTGGATCGTGATCTGCTTGATGTATCCCATCGCGGCGGTTTCGAGCGATTGTAGCGGGTAGGATTGACGGATTACTGTTTGCGGTCGCGCGTAGAATGTGAATGCGATCGCGATAGTGCTTATCAGCACATGGCGGGGGGCTTGTGGTCGAAGGCGTAGATGGGGATGCGTCTACCCACTGGTTGCACCAACGACGCGGTGCGCGTCGCGCTTTCCCGCCAAGCCTGACGCTCA from Pyrenophora tritici-repentis strain M4 chromosome 1, whole genome shotgun sequence encodes the following:
- a CDS encoding Smc, Chromosome segregation ATPase — its product is MGYIKQITIQGFKSYKEQLQIEPFSPNCNVVVGRNGSGKSNFFAAVRFVLGDDYHNLGREERQALLHEGSGSAVMSAYVEVCFDNTEDRFQTGKPEFYLRRTIGAKKDEYSVNRKNATKSEVMQILESAGFSRSNPYYIVPQGRVTALTNMKDSERLKLLKEISGSNVYEERRANSLKLLADTDNKCANIDGVVTTINERLDELEGEKEELEAWSRNDKERRSLMYTLKSREEADLEAAIENIDQLESHGREMKENNEAAFVQTEAEIAQIDTDINKRRGDLDVLREDRVQSEQERKSATLEKAKIELELKALQDNQSVAQRTKKTRDTQIKSLQQQIRAREAELKQLLPEYNAKKEEEEAVRSQLLEAEGQQKRLEEKQGRTAFYTTKRQRDEALRAQIEEANDDLSRRKAVLMQTSEEITQLESDIERIEGEIAHLRSTIESEGDASVNLAAKVEQAKDAYKAVHDEQTNLYREENRVNTQLTNSQAELRKAESTFSRLLDHGTSRGLESLRRYQKEGDLEGVHGTIADLLEVNNDYRSVTEAAAEGALFNVVVDNDEVSSKLIDRLIKDKGGRITFIPLNRIRGHDMNLPATGDMQPLLPKLRYDQRFENAFSHVFGKIVVCPDLTACKKNAKQYNVRAYTLDGDNASRKGQYRGGYHDPSKSKIRAYQALAEIRTQYDELLQRKREIATELEQKRQQLTAALSEVRRREHEKDKGENSYAPMREELRLKQRTLREIQESLARKRMTASTLQSAINQLGAQQSDWEAEVASKFEKALSNDEEQMLTTLRSTVQDLKRQFARAKEERAALETRKVEAELDLNENLQPELDNIQAQQGGVGGSTSQSARLREYERALDDVNQTITNLDLQIQETDAQIEEIRAQLGELENLRNEKEATNRQLARMMAKQEQSMSKKDSDRSRLTDRLAEVKRDIRDLGTLPEDVDRKYTKWDTTKVTKELTKANQALKSFAHVNKKAFEQYENFTRQRRTLTERRAELDTSRKSIENLIDVLDQRKDEAIARTFKQVASAFGEVFQQLVPIGRGRLIINRKSDRDARRGGGDDASSDEEEEATQGKKSKVEEYTGVSIAVSFNSKHDEQQKIGQLSGGQKSLCALALIFAIQKCDPAPFYLFDEIDANLDAQYRTAVAQMLEKLSGQGGKNKDGGGQFICTTFRPEMVYVADRCYGVSYSNKTSSIDVVQREDALKFVEGMQKT